The genomic window CGCCAAAGCGGGTGGGGCTCCCGCCGGACACCGGGACTCCCGCTTCGAAGGCACAACAGGAGACTATGCCCGTTTTCCTCCACTAGGTGGCAAAAAGAGGCAACTAGGTGCCGTACGCGGAGAAATTAGGTGTTGGTGCGGAAGAAAATAGGTGGTGAGGGTGAGCGCCTAGGTGTTGGCCCGCCGTCGTGCGTTCCGTCGTTCCACCGACTCCATGTAGGTGACGATGCTCGCGATGGTCAGCGCGACCGAGAAAATCACAGCCAGCAAAGTGGAAGTGTCCTGGAACGGAACCACTATCAAGGGGCTCAGCATCATGGCATTGCCGAACCCGGCTGCAGCAAAGACGCCCGCTTTGAGAAGAAGACACTTGAGGGAGCCGACCATCAGCACGGCGATCGGCGCCACGACTCCCAGCGCCATGGTCAGGACGACGGCCATTGCCCTCAAATCTGCGGGGTCCAGGACGTCGAGGCCATCAGGAGGGGGCGCCGTACCAAGCAGGGTTGCCGACACAGCCGAGCAAACAGCTACGACGCACGTGATGATGCGAAGCGCCGCCGGGTAGAAATGCGTGATCACTGGCAAGTCCTTGTCCTCGTTGAGTTCGACCCCCTACATAGAGGTAGTGAGAGGAACCGGTGGCGAGTGACGCGGGATCGGGGGTGACTGGCAGAATTGCCGTTATGGATTCGCCTCAAACCGTTCCGGCGGTCGAGCTTCGCCTTTCGATCAGTGGCACGGAGCCCCTGATCTGGCGTCAGCTTGTCCTCCCGGAAAGTGCCACCCTCGCCGAGTTGCACGGTGCCATCCAGTGCGCGTTTGGGTGGAGGAATTCCCACCTTTACGCCGTAGCTGGCCACGACCGGTCGGGTAAAAAGCGCCTCTTCATGGACGTCGACGACGGCGACGGTCCAGAAGGTGCCGAAAACCCGGCCGCCGCGCGGCTGCTGGAGTTGTTTGACCCTCAGAAGCCGGGAGTATCAGACCTCCTTTACGAGTACGACTTCGGCGACAGCTGGACACATGAGATTGAGGTTGTGGGCCCGGCCGAGCTGCAAGAGAACACCATCGCTTGCCTTGACGGTGCGATGCGGGGACCTATTGAGGATTCCGGCGGAGTGGCTGGCTACGCCAACGTGGTTGCTGTTGTCTCCAACCCCAAGCACCCCGAGCATAGGGAAGCCGTTGAGTGGCTTGAATTCGTGACGCAGGAGAGTGTCTTGAAATTCGATCCGAAAGCTTTTGATCTGGTGGCAGTCAGCGGACAGTTGCGCAGTTTGGCGCAGCGGCTCTGGTCAGGTGAAGTGACGGTTGCGGACTACGAGGACGTTCTGGGCCCGATCCTATGGTTTCTCCAGGAAGCCCAGCACGACGGTCTGCCGTTGACCTCTGCTGGATACTTGAAGCCGTCCTTCGTCAAGCACGCCATGACCGAGCTTGGCTGGGACGACGAATGGATCTCGGCTGGACGGGTCGAGGTGAGCACGTTGCCCATCCGGAGTCTTCGGGAGCAGTTGCAGGAGTGGAAGCTTCTGCGCAAGCTCAAGGACAAACTGCTCCTCACGCCCAGGGGACGGAAACTGGCCGGGGATCCCGAAGCCCTGTGGGCTTTCCTGGCAGACCAGTTCGCGAACCCAGGCAGCGATGCCGAACGCTTGGCAACGCCCCTGTTCGTTCATTGGGAGCTGACTGGCGACGAGCCGCCCTACAATCTTCGGGACCAAGTGATCCAGGCCGCCCTTCACCACGGCGGTTTGAGAACCCGGACGGGTGGCGAGATTCCTCTGTCGTGGGCGAGCGACCTCTACTACGACGTCACACGTAACCTGCACCGACTGGAGCTATGGGAACGCCCAGGTTGGGTGCGGATGAATGAGAAGTTGTCCGACGCCGGCGTTAAGTTCCTCTTGGAGGTTCAGAGCCGGATGGACTGATCGCGCCAAGGTTCACTCTGAACCTCTTGGGGTGATTCCCGTCGTCAGTGCCACCATTGTCTGATGACGAGAGAAAACGGAGTGCCGCGTCGGGCGCAACTGCTGCAGTTCTTTGCCGAGGAAGTACTTGCGCTAGGACCGAGCCGTCAACTTATAGCTATCGACGGGGTTGATGGAAGCGGTAAATCAACCTTCGTGGAAGCGCTCGCCCTCGCAATTCATGGGCGGCCCGTCGTGACAATTCACCTGGATGATTTTCTCAACCTTCAGGATGTCCGCCACCGCCGGGGCCGAGCATCTCCAGAGGGATTCTGGCTGGATACTTACGATTACACTGCTTTCGACCACAATGTCCTCGCACCTTTGAGAAATGGCGGGAACGGAAGAATTCGAAGGGCGGCCACAGATGCCGGCAATAACGTAAGAATCGAGGTCAAACCCCAGCTGGCCCCGGACAACGCTTTGGTGCTAGTAGAGGGCATGTTCCTCCACCGCGATGAGCTGGTTGGACTCTGGGACTACTCGATTTTCCTTGATGTGCCCTTTTCCGAGACAGCCAGGCGGATGTCCATAAGGGACGGGAGCAACCCGGACCCGGAACATCCGTCGATGCGGCGATACGTCGGCGGTCAACGTATCTACTTTGAGAATTCTCAGCCGTGGTTGCGGGCTACGAGAATCGTTGACAACACCCTTCGGGACGCACCCAGGCTGCTGTCAGTTCTGGACGCGATGCAGCGACAACGTTAGATCGCCACCGAAGCTCGCGCAGGCTTTGACCGGCAGAATCTGGAGCCGTGGCGACTCTTACGACGTCACAAGGAACCTGCACCCGCGGTCTCTACGACGCTGCCGCGCCAGCTGAACAGTGCGGCGCGGTCACTTTCGTGGAGGCCAGCTGCCTTGATGAATCCGGGAAGGTCGAAGCCGGCCAGTGCCGTTCGGAAGGCACCTTCCGTGGTGGTTCCGTGGCGCTCGCAGAGTTCGTTCAGTAGAGATTCGGCATTGTTCCGGTTGTCGCTGGCTGCTCTGGTATCGCCCAGCCGGACCGTTTCGAGGTAGTCATCAACGATCTCCTCTGTATCGGCGCTCACGGCCGAAAGCAGAATCATGGCAATGATGCCGGTCCTGTCCCTGCCGCCCATGCAGTGAAAGAGGACACCGCCCGGCGGTGCGTTGACTATGGCCGAGACAGCAGCTCCCGCTCGTTCGGGCATTTCAGTGAGGTGCGGCAGGAAGTACATGGCGGTGCCCACCAAACCGTTGTCCCAGTAGCCGGCCCAGAAATCCGTGTTCTCAAGGCCATCGAGGTCCACGTTGATGGTGGTGAGCCAGGCGGGGCGTTTCTGGGTGTCCCTTTCGCGTTCCTCCGGTTGGCGAAGATCGACGACGGTACGGATCCCGGCCTCGTGCAAGTGCTGCCATCCATCGGGGCTGATCCGGTCCACGTTGTCGCTGCGGAAGAACACTCCGCTCGGCGTCAGCGTTCCGTCAACGCGCTCCAATCCGCCGAGATCGCGCGCGTTGACCGTACCCTCGGCTCTGAGGGTACGGTCCTTTCTTGCAGGCTCTTCCATGTCCCCAGTAAAGCAAAGGGCTCACGCCCGCGCGTGCAACATGCGGAGTGACCGCAGCCTCTCGGCCACGGTCACCCACACGATGACTACTTCTCGCAGCCGATTCCATCTCCGTCATTGTCGAGGCCGTAGATATCAGAACCAATGACAGTCACCGGTCCCCGCACATACGCCGGCCCATTGCCTTTGCCTCCGGCGCAGTCGACGTCGGATGCCACGGGAACACAACCCGAGTAGTTCGGATCGCAGTTACTCTGTGCCTGCGGCGCCGCTGGGACGACAGTCTTGGGAACAAGCTTGGCGGCCGCGGCGTCAGCAGCCGCCTTGTCAGCAGCGGCCTTATCGGCTGCTGCTTTTGCGGCCGCGGCTTGAGCTGCCGCTGCCTGGTCAGCTGCGGCTTTGTCAGCAGCTGCCTTGTCCGCAGCTGCTTTGTCCGCTGCCGCTTTCTCGGCTGCAGCCTTCGCCGCCGCTTCCGCAGCTCGATCATCGGAAAGTTTCTTGGCGGTCGCTGAGTCCAACCACGTCAATGTGCCGGCGCGGTCAATCGCGCAGACGTAGGTCTCACCGGACGATTTCTGAGTCGCGTTCTCACTCTTACAGACCGTCCCAGCGACTTTGCTGGGTGTTGGCGACGGTGTCGCAGAAGGAGTTGACGTTGTGCTGTTCACCGAACTGGCAGTTGTTGTCCCTCCCTGGCCGCAGGCAGTGCTCATAGCCAATAAAGACACGATCGCCACCAGCCCCAGTGCCTTCCTGCTTTGAGTCCAGGAAGACTTGCCAGACAAATGCCGGTTTTTGGCCGTGCGAATAGAACCCTTTTTCACTTATTGCCCCCTTGTAGATGCGCCGATGCGATGGCGCGTCCCGTGACCATAACATTCGGCACATCTACAAGGGGAGGAGAAGTTATCTATGACTTTGGGTGGGGCGCACGTTACGGTCGGCAGAGCGACCGCCCGGGCCCGGGCCCGCAAAGGGCTCACGCCTGCGAAGGGCTTACGCCCGCGCGTGCTTCTTCCCACCGGCACGCCCAGGACCGCCGGAACGCCCTGACACGTCAACCCCAGCTTCACTCTCGCGCCCCGCACCAACAACCGAAGCCCCCGTCCCCAACCCGCGCACGGTCCATCCCGCACTCCGCCAGGCCTCAGCGTCCAGAACGTTCCGAGCGTCCAGCACCATCCGGCGTCGTACGAGGCCTCCCACAACCGAGGGCGACAGCGACACGTATTCGTCCCATTCGGTGAGCAGCAGCACCAGTTCGGCGCCTTCGAGGGCGCGTTTCGTGTCGGCTTCGAAACGGATTTGCGGGTAGCGGATCCAGGCGTTGTTGATGGCTTTGGGGTCGGTGACGGTGACGTGAGCGCCTGCCGCAGCGAGTTGCTGGGCGACGTCCAGGGCGGGGGAGTCGCGGATGTCGTCGGTGTCGGGCTTGAAGGCTGCGCCGAGGATGGTCACCGTGCGGCCGGAAAGGAAGCCGCGGCACATCTCGCGGGCCACCTCCACGGCGCGGGATCGCTGGTCCAGGTTCACCGAATCAACCAGGGCCATCCACTCATCCACGGACGGCACCGAAAGTTCGCGTGCCTGCGCACGGAACGACCGGATGTCCTTGGGCAGGCAGCCGCCGCCGAAGCCCAGTCCGGCGTGCAGGTAGCGGTTGCCGATACGCGGATCCAGGCCCATAGCCTCGCTGAGTTCGCTGACGTCAGCGCCCGACGCGTCGCAAAGCTCAGCCATCGCGTTGATGAAGCTGACCTTCGTAGCCAGGAAGGCGTTCGACGCCGACTTGATGAGTTCCGCCGTCGCGAAGTTGCAGACAAGCCGCGGGATGCCGGCGCTTATCAGCGGCTCGTACACCGCATCCAGCACGGCAGTAACCGGAGCGCCGGCCGCGGCACCCTTGCCACCCGGGACGCCAT from Arthrobacter sp. StoSoilB20 includes these protein-coding regions:
- a CDS encoding plasmid pRiA4b ORF-3 family protein → MDSPQTVPAVELRLSISGTEPLIWRQLVLPESATLAELHGAIQCAFGWRNSHLYAVAGHDRSGKKRLFMDVDDGDGPEGAENPAAARLLELFDPQKPGVSDLLYEYDFGDSWTHEIEVVGPAELQENTIACLDGAMRGPIEDSGGVAGYANVVAVVSNPKHPEHREAVEWLEFVTQESVLKFDPKAFDLVAVSGQLRSLAQRLWSGEVTVADYEDVLGPILWFLQEAQHDGLPLTSAGYLKPSFVKHAMTELGWDDEWISAGRVEVSTLPIRSLREQLQEWKLLRKLKDKLLLTPRGRKLAGDPEALWAFLADQFANPGSDAERLATPLFVHWELTGDEPPYNLRDQVIQAALHHGGLRTRTGGEIPLSWASDLYYDVTRNLHRLELWERPGWVRMNEKLSDAGVKFLLEVQSRMD
- a CDS encoding uridine kinase, with translation MTRENGVPRRAQLLQFFAEEVLALGPSRQLIAIDGVDGSGKSTFVEALALAIHGRPVVTIHLDDFLNLQDVRHRRGRASPEGFWLDTYDYTAFDHNVLAPLRNGGNGRIRRAATDAGNNVRIEVKPQLAPDNALVLVEGMFLHRDELVGLWDYSIFLDVPFSETARRMSIRDGSNPDPEHPSMRRYVGGQRIYFENSQPWLRATRIVDNTLRDAPRLLSVLDAMQRQR
- a CDS encoding tyrosine-protein phosphatase, with protein sequence MEEPARKDRTLRAEGTVNARDLGGLERVDGTLTPSGVFFRSDNVDRISPDGWQHLHEAGIRTVVDLRQPEERERDTQKRPAWLTTINVDLDGLENTDFWAGYWDNGLVGTAMYFLPHLTEMPERAGAAVSAIVNAPPGGVLFHCMGGRDRTGIIAMILLSAVSADTEEIVDDYLETVRLGDTRAASDNRNNAESLLNELCERHGTTTEGAFRTALAGFDLPGFIKAAGLHESDRAALFSWRGSVVETAGAGSL
- a CDS encoding UDP-glucose/GDP-mannose dehydrogenase family protein; the protein is MKISVIGCGYLGAVHAATLASMGHNVVGIDVDSSKVEQLNKAVAPFHEPGLDELLQDGRTTGRLVFTTDFAVAADAQVHFLCVGTPQSKTSDTADLSYLMGATKSLLPHLAKGAAVVGKSTVPVGTVETLRAILARRSDVLLGWNPEFLRQGTAVKDSLVPDRLVYGVPGGKGAAAGAPVTAVLDAVYEPLISAGIPRLVCNFATAELIKSASNAFLATKVSFINAMAELCDASGADVSELSEAMGLDPRIGNRYLHAGLGFGGGCLPKDIRSFRAQARELSVPSVDEWMALVDSVNLDQRSRAVEVAREMCRGFLSGRTVTILGAAFKPDTDDIRDSPALDVAQQLAAAGAHVTVTDPKAINNAWIRYPQIRFEADTKRALEGAELVLLLTEWDEYVSLSPSVVGGLVRRRMVLDARNVLDAEAWRSAGWTVRGLGTGASVVGAGRESEAGVDVSGRSGGPGRAGGKKHARA